In Humulus lupulus chromosome 6, drHumLupu1.1, whole genome shotgun sequence, a single genomic region encodes these proteins:
- the LOC133782230 gene encoding cyclin-dependent kinase B2-2-like: MYINLGMVQQVNEEGVPPTTVREVSILRMLSRDPHVVRLFDVKHGLNKEGKNVSYLVFAYMETDLKKFIRSFRQTTEKVPLDIVKYQSQKLTTTLMLQLCKGIAFCHGHGILHRVNSWRLMCCISLVDGFGG, encoded by the exons atgtatattaatttagGCATGGTTCAACAAGTAAACGAGGAAGGCGTTCCTCCCACCACTGTCCGTGAGGTCTCCATCTTGCGAATGCTCTCCAGGGATCCCCATGTCGTCAG GTTATTTGATGTCAAACATGGGTTGAATAAGGAAGGGAAGAATGTTTCGTATTTGGTGTTCGCATATATGGAGACTGATCTCAAGAAATTCATTCGTTCCTTTCGTCAAACTACAGAGAAAGTCCCTCTCGATATCGTCAAG TATCAATCTCAAAAGCTCACCACCACTCTGATGCTCCAACTTTGCAAGGGTATAGCCTTTTGCCATGGCCACGGGATCTTACACAG GGTCAATTCTTGGAGGTTAATGTGCTGTATTAGTTTGGTCGATGGTTTTGGTGGGTGA